The genomic region CTGCTATGCCCTTGTACTGGGTGACGCCGTCGGCACCGGTCAGCAGGCGGTTGGTGTTCTGGATGCCGAAGGTCTCGCGCTTCTTCCCCTTCTTCTTCATGCCGGGGAACTGCGCGGTGGCGGTCGAGCAGTACTCGCGGAACGCCTTCTTCTGGAGTCCGCTGCGGGCGAAGAGCGTCAGGTCGTACGCGCTGGAGACCTGGTGCGGGGCGTCGTAGCCGTCCGGCGAGACCACATGGGTGTCGAGCGCCTGGAGGTCGTCGGCGTGCTCCTGCATGTCCTTGACGGTCGCGGCCACCCCGTGGTTCATCGCGGACAGCACGTGCACCGCGTCGTTGCCGGAGCGCAGGAAGACCCCCAGCCACAGGTCGTGGACCGTGTAGGTGAGGTTCTCCTTGATGCCGACCAGGCTGCTGCCCGCGCCCATGCCGGCCAGGTCGGACGGCAGCACCTTGTGGGTCTCGGTCGGCTGGAACTTCGGCAGCAGCGTGTCCGCCATCAGCATCTTCAGCGTGGACGCCGGGGGCAGCCGCCAGTGCGCGTTGTGCGCGGCCAGCACCGAGCCGGACTCGGCGTCCGCGACGATCCAGGACCGTCCGGAGAGGTCCTTCGGCAGCACCGGGGCGCCGGCGCCGAGGTTCACCTGCGTACCCGACTGCCCGAGCCGGGCGCCGCCGACCTTCGACATGTGGCCGGGCGGCTTCGGATCGGCGCCGGTCGCGGCCGATGCGGGCACGGCGCAGAAGGCGGGCAGGCAGACGGCGGCGAGGACCGACAATGCGATCTTTTTCA from Streptomyces sp. NBC_01267 harbors:
- a CDS encoding D-alanyl-D-alanine carboxypeptidase family protein, with the translated sequence MPAVKKIALSVLAAVCLPAFCAVPASAATGADPKPPGHMSKVGGARLGQSGTQVNLGAGAPVLPKDLSGRSWIVADAESGSVLAAHNAHWRLPPASTLKMLMADTLLPKFQPTETHKVLPSDLAGMGAGSSLVGIKENLTYTVHDLWLGVFLRSGNDAVHVLSAMNHGVAATVKDMQEHADDLQALDTHVVSPDGYDAPHQVSSAYDLTLFARSGLQKKAFREYCSTATAQFPGMKKKGKKRETFGIQNTNRLLTGADGVTQYKGIAGVKNGNTTMAGATYTAVAERDGHVLLVTVMNPSSTESHAVYKEAARLLDWGFASEGKVTPVGELVAPKSALATPQPTASAPGAAGAKGSKGAARTTAAPAGGGSGGMGTALAISGGVLLLLAAGVFLVNRRWPLPDLVRRFPRH